From Amycolatopsis sp. YIM 10, the proteins below share one genomic window:
- a CDS encoding NAD(P)-dependent oxidoreductase — translation MDTGFLGLGVMGQPMARNLARAGTPLVVWNRTAARTAPVREAGAEVLDSPAAVFRRAEVVFLMLTDGDAIDAVLRRGTPEFAAMVADRVVVHMGTTSPEYSRGLEADVRAAGGAYAEAPVSGSRKPAESGQLVGMLAGDPAATARVCPLLAPMCHEVVDCGAAPNGMLMKLSVNLFLITMVTGLAEAVHFADRQGVDLATLLGVLDAGPMASAVSRMKARKLADRDFTVQAAISDVRYNNELIAAAARSAGIASPLLEVCLDLFRETEARGLGDTDMAAVVSAIERRTALRAGPPLPSPPPGPLPSVPGRP, via the coding sequence ATGGACACGGGTTTTCTCGGACTCGGGGTGATGGGGCAGCCGATGGCGCGCAACCTGGCGCGCGCGGGCACCCCGCTGGTGGTGTGGAACCGCACGGCCGCGCGTACCGCGCCGGTGCGCGAAGCCGGGGCGGAGGTGCTCGACAGCCCGGCCGCGGTGTTCCGCCGGGCCGAGGTGGTGTTCCTGATGCTCACCGACGGCGACGCCATCGACGCGGTGCTGCGGCGGGGCACTCCGGAGTTCGCCGCGATGGTGGCGGACCGCGTGGTGGTGCACATGGGCACCACGTCACCGGAGTACTCGCGCGGCCTCGAAGCCGACGTCCGCGCGGCCGGTGGCGCCTATGCCGAGGCGCCGGTCTCCGGTTCGCGCAAGCCCGCCGAATCGGGGCAGCTGGTGGGCATGCTCGCCGGTGACCCGGCGGCCACGGCCCGCGTGTGCCCGCTGCTGGCGCCGATGTGCCACGAGGTGGTCGACTGCGGTGCCGCGCCGAACGGCATGCTGATGAAGCTCTCGGTCAACCTGTTCCTGATCACCATGGTCACCGGGCTGGCCGAGGCGGTGCACTTCGCCGATCGTCAGGGCGTCGACCTGGCCACCCTGCTGGGCGTGCTCGACGCCGGGCCGATGGCGAGCGCGGTCTCACGGATGAAGGCGCGCAAGCTCGCCGACCGCGATTTCACCGTGCAGGCGGCGATTTCCGACGTGCGCTACAACAACGAGCTGATCGCCGCGGCCGCGCGCTCGGCGGGCATCGCCTCACCGCTGCTGGAGGTCTGCCTCGACCTGTTCCGGGAGACCGAGGCGCGGGGCCTCGGCGACACGGACATGGCGGCGGTGGTCAGCGCGATCGAACGGCGGACGGCGCTCAGAGCCGGTCCACCGCTTCCTTCGCCTCCACCAGGCCCGCTCCCGTCAGTTCCCGGTAGGCCTTGA
- a CDS encoding TetR/AcrR family transcriptional regulator: MDGRPPRERMVYSAAQLVRTRGVAATGVRDVVEHAGAPRGSFQHYFPGGKDQLVGEALLWSAEFAAQHASAYAKARKPTPAGLFAHLAKQWKDEFNRRGFERGCPVMATAADLAGGDSAVVEPLRAALERWELAVAEQLERMDLPKRRARRLATLMISTLEGAIMAARVRRDVAPLTTVVTELAPLLENAG, encoded by the coding sequence ATGGACGGACGGCCACCGCGCGAGCGCATGGTCTACAGCGCGGCGCAACTGGTGCGGACCCGAGGCGTGGCCGCGACGGGCGTGCGGGACGTGGTCGAGCACGCCGGCGCGCCCCGCGGTTCGTTCCAGCACTACTTCCCCGGCGGCAAGGACCAGCTCGTCGGGGAAGCGCTGCTGTGGTCGGCCGAATTCGCCGCACAGCACGCTTCCGCGTACGCGAAGGCGCGGAAACCCACGCCCGCCGGCTTGTTCGCGCACCTGGCCAAGCAGTGGAAGGACGAGTTCAACCGCCGGGGCTTCGAACGCGGCTGCCCGGTGATGGCCACCGCCGCCGACCTCGCGGGCGGCGATTCGGCGGTCGTCGAACCACTGCGCGCCGCGCTGGAACGCTGGGAGCTGGCGGTCGCCGAGCAACTGGAACGAATGGACCTGCCCAAGCGCAGGGCCCGCAGGCTGGCGACGCTGATGATCAGCACGCTGGAAGGCGCCATCATGGCGGCCCGCGTCCGCCGGGACGTCGCCCCGCTGACGACCGTGGTCACCGAACTGGCACCACTGCTGGAGAACGCCGGGTAG
- a CDS encoding Atu4866 domain-containing protein produces METTNPYIGMWVTADNHIRQQLLPDGRYDEARGRRANAYTGRYQVNGTHIDYQDDTGFTADGEFDGDVLHHGGYVFYREGSLAHRAAIAGRP; encoded by the coding sequence ATGGAAACAACGAACCCCTACATCGGCATGTGGGTCACCGCGGACAACCACATCCGCCAGCAACTGCTGCCCGACGGCCGCTACGACGAAGCACGCGGGCGGCGGGCCAATGCCTACACCGGCCGTTACCAGGTCAACGGCACGCACATCGACTACCAGGACGACACCGGCTTCACCGCCGACGGCGAGTTCGACGGCGACGTGCTGCACCACGGCGGGTACGTGTTCTACCGCGAAGGCAGTCTCGCGCACCGGGCCGCCATCGCGGGCCGTCCGTGA
- a CDS encoding ketopantoate reductase family protein, translated as MTRGSYAVVGGGAIGGTLAFHLAKAGHPVTVVDNDAEHVAAIRDGGLTIERGGTRDRVAVEAVTPPEFGGRLERVLLAVKAQATESAADWIAPRLADDGYVVSVQNGFNEPVLAERIGWPRTVAAFVNIFADRLEPGVIADGGAGALVIGEPGGQPVSARVSSLVADLRAWGPAQASDNVEGFLWAKAGFGAMLAATALADEAMADLIDRHPSTIRALGEEVFDVAAALGVRLEAFDAFTPDAFARGADPADRAAATARLTAWLRTQPKNRSGIWRDLAVRRRRVEVTTHYATVLSEADRLGLATPVLRAVLDQLRELEADPGTMAEARLDRLDRLAVSPV; from the coding sequence ATGACCCGCGGCTCGTACGCGGTGGTCGGCGGTGGTGCCATCGGCGGCACCCTCGCCTTCCACCTGGCCAAGGCCGGGCACCCGGTCACCGTGGTGGACAACGACGCCGAGCACGTGGCGGCGATCCGCGACGGCGGCCTGACCATCGAACGCGGTGGGACCAGGGACCGGGTCGCGGTCGAGGCCGTCACACCACCGGAGTTCGGCGGACGGCTGGAGCGGGTGCTGCTCGCGGTGAAGGCGCAGGCGACCGAGAGCGCCGCCGACTGGATCGCGCCGAGGCTGGCCGACGACGGTTACGTGGTGTCCGTGCAGAACGGGTTCAACGAGCCGGTGCTGGCGGAGCGGATCGGCTGGCCGCGGACCGTCGCCGCGTTTGTCAACATCTTCGCCGACCGCCTCGAACCCGGTGTCATCGCCGACGGTGGCGCCGGGGCGCTGGTGATCGGCGAACCGGGCGGGCAGCCGGTATCCGCGCGGGTGTCGTCACTGGTGGCGGACCTGCGCGCGTGGGGTCCGGCGCAGGCCAGTGACAACGTCGAGGGCTTCCTGTGGGCCAAGGCGGGTTTCGGCGCGATGCTCGCCGCGACCGCACTGGCCGACGAGGCGATGGCCGACCTGATCGACCGCCACCCGTCGACCATCCGCGCGCTCGGTGAAGAGGTGTTCGATGTGGCCGCGGCGCTAGGCGTGCGGTTGGAGGCGTTCGACGCGTTCACCCCGGACGCTTTCGCACGCGGCGCCGATCCGGCGGACCGGGCGGCGGCCACCGCCAGGCTGACCGCCTGGCTGCGCACGCAACCCAAGAACCGCAGCGGGATCTGGCGGGATCTGGCCGTGCGCCGGCGCCGGGTCGAGGTCACCACGCACTACGCGACCGTGCTGTCCGAGGCAGACCGGCTGGGGCTGGCCACGCCGGTGCTGCGCGCGGTGCTGGACCAGCTCCGCGAGTTGGAGGCCGATCCCGGCACCATGGCCGAAGCACGCCTCGACCGGCTCGATCGACTCGCGGTGAGCCCGGTGTGA
- a CDS encoding SDR family NAD(P)-dependent oxidoreductase, with protein sequence MHVLVTGAARGIGRAIAEEFTGATLSLADLDGSLIPASLGFAITADLTEPGAPEDVVERAWQHHGPVDVLVNAAGRYPSLDMIDVDAAAWDALFALNLRAPVLATAAFARRAGDRGGSVVNISSGAALRARPGGGPYASTKAALEMATRAAALELGPLGIRVNAVSPGFVAVDSDRNPVAPDYAAAVSGNPLGRPGTPADIARAVRWIAGADASWITGEVLRVDGGSSAGAAHLPRLWPPETVQKGQTG encoded by the coding sequence ATGCACGTGCTGGTCACCGGCGCGGCCAGGGGGATCGGGCGGGCGATCGCCGAGGAGTTCACCGGCGCCACGCTCAGCCTGGCCGATCTGGACGGCTCGCTGATCCCGGCGTCGCTGGGCTTCGCGATCACCGCCGACCTGACCGAGCCGGGCGCACCGGAAGACGTGGTCGAGCGGGCGTGGCAGCACCACGGACCGGTCGACGTACTGGTGAACGCGGCGGGCCGGTACCCCTCGCTGGACATGATCGACGTGGACGCCGCCGCGTGGGACGCGCTGTTCGCGCTCAACCTCCGCGCGCCGGTGCTGGCCACGGCTGCCTTCGCGCGCCGGGCCGGGGATCGCGGTGGGTCGGTGGTGAACATTTCGTCCGGCGCCGCGCTGCGGGCCCGCCCCGGTGGCGGCCCGTACGCCAGTACGAAGGCGGCGCTGGAGATGGCCACCAGGGCGGCCGCGCTCGAACTCGGGCCGCTCGGCATCCGCGTCAACGCGGTGAGCCCCGGGTTCGTGGCCGTCGACAGCGACCGGAACCCGGTGGCGCCGGACTACGCGGCGGCGGTGTCGGGCAATCCGCTCGGCCGTCCCGGCACGCCCGCCGACATCGCCCGCGCGGTCCGCTGGATCGCCGGTGCGGACGCCTCGTGGATCACCGGGGAGGTGTTGCGGGTGGACGGCGGTTCCAGTGCCGGCGCCGCGCACCTGCCCCGGCTCTGGCCACCCGAAACCGTCCAGAAAGGACAGACAGGATGA